In Streptomyces sclerotialus, one genomic interval encodes:
- a CDS encoding ABC transporter ATP-binding protein, translated as MTTAEEKMSDSERLLFGGRLREDFAWTRHHGAFLEMSLLAMVLRLPRLLALTARLAHQADARALHRVVAAEIGRGAAQAVGMVQVNHVLAALLAAGTTAERLREAAPALVIACVTGVCGALLKAVSVQGTGVLEPTVERVATEIYLQSAAKVELSAVEDAEYRKRQESARFGAASARRMIPYSTSIINALLSLVASVGVLTALHPALLPLIVLTTVPSAWASLSVARRRYQSFHAWMQHARAGRLISDLLVSNQAAAEIRVHGIGAFLLQHFRLMAEDSEQEQARLARLAARTGLIAACCTGLAMLITFGTLGWLLWTGVMVLSVGGTAVIAIRTGSSALDNLVRQANFLYEEALFVADLDGIRTEADERAISTGGVPLPARIDAVRFKNVTFTYPGDDEPALRGLDLTIPTGKIIALVGRNGSGKTTTAKLLAGLYLPDDGHILLGDVSTAEADRHALFSRVALVSQDYYRWPFTARANITIGRPEAPITDHRLDDAIHYADAQPIIDDMPRGLDTLLARGYKGGHNLSGGQWQKLAIARARYRAGDILIVDEPTASLDAESEEDVFNKIRDLADTGQTIVLITHRLHSVRHADLIYCLDHGQVTEHGSFADLMDPDAMPAGRFRAMYDLQRRQFHPEADQPLPPARSTGSPPAPTLDS; from the coding sequence ATGACCACCGCCGAGGAGAAGATGTCGGACTCCGAACGGCTGCTCTTCGGTGGGCGATTACGGGAGGACTTCGCTTGGACGCGCCATCACGGCGCCTTCCTGGAGATGAGCCTGTTGGCGATGGTGCTGCGTCTGCCACGGCTCCTCGCTCTCACCGCCCGACTCGCCCATCAGGCCGACGCCCGCGCGCTGCACAGGGTCGTCGCCGCCGAGATCGGCCGCGGTGCCGCCCAGGCGGTGGGGATGGTGCAGGTCAATCACGTACTGGCCGCCCTGCTGGCGGCAGGCACCACCGCCGAGCGATTACGCGAAGCAGCGCCTGCCTTGGTCATCGCCTGCGTCACCGGGGTGTGCGGCGCGCTGCTGAAGGCGGTGTCGGTACAGGGCACGGGGGTGCTGGAGCCCACCGTCGAGCGGGTGGCGACCGAGATCTACCTCCAGTCCGCCGCCAAGGTGGAGCTGTCCGCGGTGGAGGACGCCGAGTACCGCAAGCGGCAGGAGAGCGCGCGGTTCGGTGCGGCGTCGGCGCGTCGCATGATCCCGTACAGCACCTCCATCATCAACGCGCTGCTCTCGCTGGTCGCCTCGGTCGGCGTACTGACCGCCCTGCACCCCGCCCTACTGCCCCTGATCGTGCTGACGACGGTGCCCAGCGCCTGGGCATCGCTGTCCGTAGCCCGGCGGCGGTACCAGTCCTTCCACGCCTGGATGCAACACGCCCGCGCCGGCCGCCTCATCAGCGACCTGCTGGTCTCCAACCAAGCCGCGGCCGAAATCCGCGTCCACGGCATCGGCGCTTTCCTCCTGCAGCACTTCCGTCTCATGGCCGAGGACTCCGAGCAAGAGCAGGCCCGCCTGGCGCGCCTGGCCGCCCGCACCGGCCTGATCGCCGCCTGCTGCACCGGGCTCGCCATGCTGATCACCTTCGGCACCCTCGGCTGGCTGCTGTGGACCGGCGTCATGGTCCTGTCCGTGGGCGGCACCGCCGTCATCGCCATCCGCACCGGCTCCAGCGCCCTGGACAACCTCGTACGCCAGGCCAACTTCCTCTACGAAGAAGCCCTCTTCGTCGCCGACCTCGACGGCATACGCACCGAGGCCGACGAACGCGCCATCTCCACCGGCGGCGTACCGCTGCCCGCGCGCATCGACGCCGTCCGCTTCAAGAACGTCACCTTCACCTACCCCGGGGACGACGAGCCGGCCCTGCGCGGCCTCGACCTGACCATCCCCACCGGCAAGATCATTGCGTTGGTCGGCCGCAACGGCAGTGGCAAGACCACGACCGCCAAACTCCTCGCCGGCCTCTACCTCCCCGACGACGGACACATCCTCCTCGGTGATGTCAGCACCGCAGAGGCCGACCGCCACGCCCTCTTCTCCCGCGTCGCCCTCGTCAGCCAGGACTACTACCGCTGGCCCTTCACCGCCCGCGCCAACATCACCATCGGCCGCCCCGAAGCACCCATCACCGACCACCGGCTCGACGACGCCATCCACTACGCCGACGCCCAGCCGATCATCGACGACATGCCCCGCGGCCTGGACACCCTCCTCGCCCGCGGCTACAAAGGCGGCCACAACCTCTCAGGCGGCCAGTGGCAGAAACTCGCCATCGCCCGCGCCCGTTACCGCGCCGGCGACATCCTCATCGTCGACGAACCCACCGCCTCCCTCGACGCGGAATCCGAAGAAGACGTCTTCAACAAGATCCGTGACTTGGCCGACACGGGCCAGACCATCGTTCTGATCACTCACCGCCTCCACTCCGTCCGCCACGCCGACCTCATCTACTGCCTCGACCATGGCCAGGTCACCGAGCACGGGAGCTTCGCAGACCTCATGGATCCTGACGCCATGCCGGCAGGCCGCTTCCGAGCCATGTACGACTTGCAGCGTCGGCAATTCCACCCCGAGGCAGACCAGCCACTTCCTCCTGCACGCTCGACCGGCTCTCCTCCGGCACCCACCTTGGACAGCTAG
- the cas6 gene encoding CRISPR-associated endoribonuclease Cas6 yields MVYGLLESRDAALARALHDEGWRGHPLKPVGVGGPQFVGARRKRGVYTTSQDGSVWFGSPVPEIASVLVAALAGREEIVWGATRLRIRGFTVDLAAPAVDGPVELESATPVVLKHEGRDLLPGDEHYLARLQHNLAHKADVLGLPAPSGLRMLEAGPRRRFAVEGAPRIGARVRIAMEADARFVDALRCWGLGLDTMQGFGWIR; encoded by the coding sequence GTGGTGTACGGGCTGTTGGAGAGCCGGGATGCGGCGCTCGCGCGTGCTTTGCACGATGAAGGGTGGCGTGGGCATCCGCTGAAGCCGGTGGGTGTCGGTGGTCCGCAATTCGTCGGCGCGCGCCGGAAGAGGGGCGTGTACACGACGTCGCAGGACGGGTCGGTGTGGTTCGGTTCGCCGGTACCGGAGATAGCTTCGGTGCTGGTGGCGGCGTTGGCCGGCCGGGAAGAGATCGTGTGGGGCGCCACACGTCTGCGGATCCGGGGCTTCACGGTGGACCTCGCCGCGCCGGCCGTGGACGGCCCGGTGGAGCTGGAGTCCGCTACACCTGTCGTGCTCAAGCACGAGGGTCGTGATCTGCTTCCGGGGGACGAGCACTACCTTGCGCGGCTGCAGCACAACTTGGCGCACAAGGCCGATGTTCTTGGGCTGCCGGCCCCGAGCGGGCTGCGGATGCTGGAGGCGGGACCTCGGCGCCGGTTCGCGGTGGAAGGCGCGCCGCGTATCGGTGCGCGTGTGCGCATTGCCATGGAGGCAGATGCCCGGTTCGTGGACGCGCTGCGGTGCTGGGGCCTGGGGCTGGACACGATGCAGGGGTTCGGATGGATCCGGTGA